From the genome of Candidatus Manganitrophaceae bacterium:
ATCAATTCCGGAATAAGGGGAAGGTGACCCTGGCGACGCTCGACACCTACCGGGTCGGCGCGGTCGAGCAGCTGAAGATTTATGCCAAAATCATCGGCGCCCCGGTGATCGTTTCGGAGAGCCAATTGCGTGAAGGGGTGGCCCGCCGGCAGGAGGGAGAGCTGATTCTCATCGACACCGCCGGGCGAAGCCATCTGAACCGCGCGCAGGTGGAGGAGCTCCACCTCCTCTCCCGGATCGGCGCGCCGATTGAGACCCATCTGGTCCTCTCCTCCACGACCGGGGAGCGCGACCTGGAAGAGATGATCGATCAATTTTCCGCCGTTCCGATCAACTATTTCCTCTTTACCAAGACAGATGAAACCCGAAATCATGGATCTCTCCTCACCGCGATGAGAAAAAAAGGGAAGCCGCTCTCGTATCTGACGACCGGCCAGCGCGTTCCGGAGGATATTGAGATCGCAACCCCCAAACGCATCGCCGACCTGGTGCTGAATTGAAAGAGGGAAAAATGGATCAAGCAAAGACGTTAAGAAAATGGGCAACCCCTCCTTCCGGAGCCCGTCGGCAGCCGAGGGTTATTGCAGTGACCAGCGGCAAAGGAGGGGTCGGGAAGACGAACGTCGTCGCCAATCTGGCGGTGGCCCTCTCGCGCCTCGGCCAGCGGGTGTTGATCTTGGATGCCGATCTCGGTTTGGGGAATATCGATGTCCTCTTCGGGATTATCCCCCCCTATACGTTGGAACATGTGCTGCTTGGGCAAAAGTCGATTTCGGAGATCATGGTCCAGGGCCCGGGCGGGATTCGCATTCTCCCGACCAGCTCGGGAACGGAGGAGATGACCCGGCTGACCGAGGAGCAGAAGCTGATTTTCCTCTCAGAGCTCGACCGGTTGGAAGAGGAGGTCGATATCTTTTTGATCGATACCGCGGCCGGAATTTCATCCAATGTAATCTATTTCAATACGGTCGCTCAGGAAATCCTCGTCGTTGCAACGCCCGAGCCGACCTCCATCACCGATGCGTATGCCATCATG
Proteins encoded in this window:
- a CDS encoding MinD/ParA family protein, which encodes MDQAKTLRKWATPPSGARRQPRVIAVTSGKGGVGKTNVVANLAVALSRLGQRVLILDADLGLGNIDVLFGIIPPYTLEHVLLGQKSISEIMVQGPGGIRILPTSSGTEEMTRLTEEQKLIFLSELDRLEEEVDIFLIDTAAGISSNVIYFNTVAQEILVVATPEPTSITDAYAIMKILSRRYDEKRFNLLVNMVRSDQEGKEIFKKLSIVADQFLGVAIDYVGAVPFDDYLRMAICQQRTVVDRFPSARSSLRFFKLAQEILQRPLNPVPKGTVQFLWKALLSRDSESPPAAAVRDGEG